Proteins co-encoded in one Astatotilapia calliptera chromosome 18, fAstCal1.2, whole genome shotgun sequence genomic window:
- the LOC113010218 gene encoding E3 ubiquitin/ISG15 ligase TRIM25-like isoform X1 has product MSPPVCIYTMCPRVLLAGSSVFFPASFCVVSLHLHFRFQFCVVLVFSSLGFTSCWPPLPVPRCPWSHIALDFITGLPPSSVSDQHSPALQHYQQQEQKQPPKQRHCTPSDLHYEDGCNQRVLELAGPIHSSNTCCSDQTSFYNKEVKLTQSLTLRGEMAQKGVQLDRETFSCSICLDLLKDPVALLCGHSYCMKCIESFWDEEEKKKIYSCPQCRQTFTARPVLVKNTMLAVLVEQLKKTGLQAAPADHCYAGPEDVACDFCTGRKMKAFKSCLVCLASYCEKHLQTHYDSPTFKKHKLVEPSKKLQENICSRHDEVMKMFCRTDQQSICYLCPVDEHKGHDTVSAAAERTERQRELEVSRQNIQQRIQDREKDVKLLQQEVEAINQSADQTVEHSEKIFTELIHLIQKRSSDVKQQIRSQQETEVSRVKELQEKLEQEITELKRKDAELKQLSHTEDHIQFLHNYPSLSALSESTDSSSINIRPLSYFEDVTAAVSEVRDKLQDILREEWTNISLTVTEVDVSLSQPEPKTRAGFLKYSREITLDPNTANTYLLLSEGNRKATFMKQQQSYSDHPDRFTYWYQVLSRESLTGRCYWEVEWRGRVDVAVAYKNISRKGGGNECLFGRNDKSWSLDCYNNSFTFWYNNIKTRVSGPRSSRVGVYLDHRAGILSFYSVSETMTLLHRVQTTFTQPLYAGLWLQYYGATAELIKVK; this is encoded by the exons ATGTCTCcccctgtgtgtatttatactaTGTGTCCTCGTGTGCTCCTCGCCGGttcatctgtgttttttcctgcaTCATTCTGTGTCGTCTCCCTGCATCTCCATTTTAGGTTTCAGTTCTGTGTTGTGTtagttttttccagtttaggtttcacCTCCTGCTGGCCTCCGTTGCCCGTTCCTAGATGCCCCTGGTCTCATATCGCACTGGACTTCATCACTGGTCTCCCACCATCCTCAG tctcagatcaacacagccctgccctccagcactatcagcagcaaGAGCAGAAGCAACCCCCCAAACAGCGACATTGTACCCCATCAG ATCTACATTATGAAGATGGGTGTAACCAACGTGTGTTAGAGCTGGCAGGCCCCATTCACAGCAGCAACACTTGTTGTTCAGATCAGACCAGTTTCTATAATAAGGAAGTGAAACTTACACAATCACTGACACTGAGAGGAGAAATGGCGCAGAAAGGAGTTCAGCTGGATCGAGAAACCTTCTCTTGTTCGAtctgtttggatctactgaaggaTCCGGTGGCTCTTCtctgtggacacagctactgcatgAAGTGTATTGAAAGCTTCTGGgatgaagaggaaaagaagaaaatctacagctgccctcagtgcagACAGACTTTCACAGCGAGGCCTGTCCTGGTGAAAAACACCATGTTAGCAGTTTtagtggagcagctgaagaagactggactccaagctgctcctgctgatcactgctatgctggacctgaagatgtggcctgtgatttctgcactggaagaaaaatgaaagcctTCAAGTCCTGTTTAGTCTGTCTGGCAtcttactgtgagaaacacctTCAGACTCATTATGATTCACCTACATTcaagaaacacaagctggtggagccctccaagaagctccaggagaacatctgctctcgtcatgatgaggtgatgaagatgttctgccgtactgatcagcagagtatctgttatctctgccctgtggatgaacataaaggccacgacacagtctcagctgcagcagaaaggactgagaggcagagagagctggaggtgagtcgacaaaacatccagcagagaatccaggacagagagaaagatgtgaagctgcttcaacaggaggtggaggccatcaatcagtctgctgatcaaacagtggagcacagtgagaagatcttcactgagctgatccatctcatccagaaaagaagctctgatgtgaagcagcagatcagatcccagcaggaaactgaagtgagtcgagtcaaagagcttcaggagaagctggagcaggagatcactgagctgaagaggaaagatgctgagctgaagcagctctcacacacagaggatcacatccagtttctacacaactacccctcactgtcagcactcagtgagtctacagactcatccagcatcaatatccgtcctctgagctactttgaggatgtgacagcagctgtgtcagaggtcagagataaactacaggacattctgagagaggaatggacaaacatctcactgacagtcactgaagtggatgttTCACTGTCACAAccagagccaaagaccagagctggattcttaaaatattcacgtgaaatcacactggatccaaacacagcaaacacataTCTGTTATTATCAGAGGGGAACAGAAAAGCAACATTTATGAAACAACAACAGTCTtattctgatcatccagacagattcactTATTGGTATCAGGTCCTGAGTAGAGAGAGTCTGACTggacgttgttactgggaggtggagtggagagggAGAGTTGATGTAGCAGTCGCATACAAGAATATCAGCAGAAAAGGAGGGGGTAATGAATGTTTATTTGGACGTAATGACAAATCTTGGTCATTAGATTGTTACAACaacagttttacattttggtACAACAACATTAAAACTCGTGTCTCAGGTCCTCGTTcctccagagtaggagtgtacctggatcacagagcaggtattttgtccttctacagcgtctctgaaaccatgactctcctccacagagtccagaccacattcactcagccgctctatgctggaCTTTGGCTTCAGTATTATGGAGCCACTGCTGAATTGATTAAAGTGAAATAG
- the LOC113010218 gene encoding E3 ubiquitin/ISG15 ligase TRIM25-like isoform X2 — protein MSPPVCIYTMCPRVLLAGSSVFFPASFCVVSLHLHFRFQFCVVLVFSSLGFTSCWPPLPVPRCPWSHIALDFITGLPPSSDLHYEDGCNQRVLELAGPIHSSNTCCSDQTSFYNKEVKLTQSLTLRGEMAQKGVQLDRETFSCSICLDLLKDPVALLCGHSYCMKCIESFWDEEEKKKIYSCPQCRQTFTARPVLVKNTMLAVLVEQLKKTGLQAAPADHCYAGPEDVACDFCTGRKMKAFKSCLVCLASYCEKHLQTHYDSPTFKKHKLVEPSKKLQENICSRHDEVMKMFCRTDQQSICYLCPVDEHKGHDTVSAAAERTERQRELEVSRQNIQQRIQDREKDVKLLQQEVEAINQSADQTVEHSEKIFTELIHLIQKRSSDVKQQIRSQQETEVSRVKELQEKLEQEITELKRKDAELKQLSHTEDHIQFLHNYPSLSALSESTDSSSINIRPLSYFEDVTAAVSEVRDKLQDILREEWTNISLTVTEVDVSLSQPEPKTRAGFLKYSREITLDPNTANTYLLLSEGNRKATFMKQQQSYSDHPDRFTYWYQVLSRESLTGRCYWEVEWRGRVDVAVAYKNISRKGGGNECLFGRNDKSWSLDCYNNSFTFWYNNIKTRVSGPRSSRVGVYLDHRAGILSFYSVSETMTLLHRVQTTFTQPLYAGLWLQYYGATAELIKVK, from the exons ATGTCTCcccctgtgtgtatttatactaTGTGTCCTCGTGTGCTCCTCGCCGGttcatctgtgttttttcctgcaTCATTCTGTGTCGTCTCCCTGCATCTCCATTTTAGGTTTCAGTTCTGTGTTGTGTtagttttttccagtttaggtttcacCTCCTGCTGGCCTCCGTTGCCCGTTCCTAGATGCCCCTGGTCTCATATCGCACTGGACTTCATCACTGGTCTCCCACCATCCTCAG ATCTACATTATGAAGATGGGTGTAACCAACGTGTGTTAGAGCTGGCAGGCCCCATTCACAGCAGCAACACTTGTTGTTCAGATCAGACCAGTTTCTATAATAAGGAAGTGAAACTTACACAATCACTGACACTGAGAGGAGAAATGGCGCAGAAAGGAGTTCAGCTGGATCGAGAAACCTTCTCTTGTTCGAtctgtttggatctactgaaggaTCCGGTGGCTCTTCtctgtggacacagctactgcatgAAGTGTATTGAAAGCTTCTGGgatgaagaggaaaagaagaaaatctacagctgccctcagtgcagACAGACTTTCACAGCGAGGCCTGTCCTGGTGAAAAACACCATGTTAGCAGTTTtagtggagcagctgaagaagactggactccaagctgctcctgctgatcactgctatgctggacctgaagatgtggcctgtgatttctgcactggaagaaaaatgaaagcctTCAAGTCCTGTTTAGTCTGTCTGGCAtcttactgtgagaaacacctTCAGACTCATTATGATTCACCTACATTcaagaaacacaagctggtggagccctccaagaagctccaggagaacatctgctctcgtcatgatgaggtgatgaagatgttctgccgtactgatcagcagagtatctgttatctctgccctgtggatgaacataaaggccacgacacagtctcagctgcagcagaaaggactgagaggcagagagagctggaggtgagtcgacaaaacatccagcagagaatccaggacagagagaaagatgtgaagctgcttcaacaggaggtggaggccatcaatcagtctgctgatcaaacagtggagcacagtgagaagatcttcactgagctgatccatctcatccagaaaagaagctctgatgtgaagcagcagatcagatcccagcaggaaactgaagtgagtcgagtcaaagagcttcaggagaagctggagcaggagatcactgagctgaagaggaaagatgctgagctgaagcagctctcacacacagaggatcacatccagtttctacacaactacccctcactgtcagcactcagtgagtctacagactcatccagcatcaatatccgtcctctgagctactttgaggatgtgacagcagctgtgtcagaggtcagagataaactacaggacattctgagagaggaatggacaaacatctcactgacagtcactgaagtggatgttTCACTGTCACAAccagagccaaagaccagagctggattcttaaaatattcacgtgaaatcacactggatccaaacacagcaaacacataTCTGTTATTATCAGAGGGGAACAGAAAAGCAACATTTATGAAACAACAACAGTCTtattctgatcatccagacagattcactTATTGGTATCAGGTCCTGAGTAGAGAGAGTCTGACTggacgttgttactgggaggtggagtggagagggAGAGTTGATGTAGCAGTCGCATACAAGAATATCAGCAGAAAAGGAGGGGGTAATGAATGTTTATTTGGACGTAATGACAAATCTTGGTCATTAGATTGTTACAACaacagttttacattttggtACAACAACATTAAAACTCGTGTCTCAGGTCCTCGTTcctccagagtaggagtgtacctggatcacagagcaggtattttgtccttctacagcgtctctgaaaccatgactctcctccacagagtccagaccacattcactcagccgctctatgctggaCTTTGGCTTCAGTATTATGGAGCCACTGCTGAATTGATTAAAGTGAAATAG
- the LOC113010239 gene encoding tripartite motif-containing protein 16-like, translating to MAQKSVQLDRETFSCSICLDLLKNPVTIPCGHSYCMNCIESFWDEEEKKKIYSCPQCRQTFTARPVLVKNTMLAVLVEQLKKTGLQAAPADHCYAGPEDVACDFCTGRKMKAFKSCLFCLASYCEKHLQTHYDSPTFKKHKLVEPSKKLQENICSRHDEVMKMFCRTDQQSICYLCSVDEHKGHDTVSAAAERTERQRELEVSRQNIQQRIQDREKDVKLLQQEVEAINQSADQTVEHSEKIFTELIHLIQKRSSDVKQQIRSQQETEVSRVKELQEKLEQEITELKRKDAELKQLSHTEDHIQFLHNYPSLSALSESTDSSSINIRPLSYFEDVTAAVSEVRDKLQDILREERTNISLTVTEVDVSLSDPPEPKTRAGFLKYSCKITLDPNTANTWLLLSEGNRKATFMKQQQSYSDHPDRFTEWSQVLSRESLTGRCYWEVEWRGAGVYVAVAYKNISRKGYGNECRFGRNDKSWSLDCINNSFTFRYNNIQTRVSGPRSSRVGVYLDHRAGILSFYSVSETMTLLHRVQTTFTQPLYAGLGFYYNYGYGATAELIKVK from the coding sequence ATGGCGCAGAAAAGTGTTCAGCTGGACCGAGAAACCTTCTCTTGTTCGAtctgtttggatctactgaagAATCCGGTGACTAttccctgtggacacagctactgcatgAACTGTATTGAAAGCTTCTGGgatgaagaggaaaagaagaaaatctacagctgccctcagtgcagACAGACTTTCACAGCGAGGCCTGTCCTGGTGAAAAACACCATGTTAGCAGTTTtagtggagcagctgaagaagactggactccaagctgctcctgctgatcactgctatgctggacctgaagatgtggcctgtgatttctgcactggaagaaaaatgaaagcctTCAAGTCCTGTTTATTCTGTCTGGCAtcttactgtgagaaacacctTCAGACTCATTATGATTCACCTACATTcaagaaacacaagctggtggagccctccaagaagctccaggagaacatctgctctcgtcatgatgaggtgatgaagatgttctgccgtactgatcagcagagtatctgttatctctgctctgtggatgaacataaaggccacgacacagtctcagctgcagcagaaaggactgagaggcagagagagctggaggtgagtcgacaaaacatccagcagagaatccaggacagagagaaagatgtgaagctgcttcaacaggaggtggaggccatcaatcagtctgctgatcaaacagtggagcacagtgagaagatcttcactgagctgatccatctcatccagaaaagaagctctgatgtgaagcagcagatcagatcccagcaggaaactgaagtgagtcgagtcaaagagcttcaggagaagctggagcaggagatcactgagctgaagaggaaagatgctgagctgaagcagctctcacacacagaggatcacatccagtttctacacaactacccctcactgtcagcactcagtgagtctacagactcatccagcatcaatatccgtcctctgagctactttgaggatgtgacagcagctgtgtcagaggtcagagataaactacaggacattctgagagaggaacggacaaacatctcactgacagtcactgaagtggatgttTCACTGTCAGATCCAccagagccaaagaccagagctggattcttaaaatattcatgtaaaatcacactggatccaaacacagcaaacacatgGCTGTTATTATCAGAGGGGAACAGAAAAGCAACATTTATGAAACAACAACAGTCTtattctgatcatccagacagattcactGAATGGTCTCAGGTCCTGAGTAGAGAGAGTCTGACTggacgttgttactgggaggtggagtggagagggGCAGGAGTTTATGTAGCAGTCGCATACAAGAATATCAGCAGAAAAGGATATGGTAATGAATGTAGATTTGGACGTAATGACAAATCTTGGTCATTAGATTGTATCAACAACAGTTTTACATTTCGGTACAACAACATCCAAACTCGTGTCTCAGGTCCTCGTTcctccagagtaggagtgtacctggatcacagagcaggtattttgtccttctacagcgtctctgaaaccatgactctcctccacagagtccagaccacattcactcagccgctctatgctggaCTGGGGTTTTACTATAATTATGGTTATGGAGCCACTGCTGAGTTGATTAAAGTGAAATAG